The proteins below come from a single Acidobacteriota bacterium genomic window:
- a CDS encoding hydantoinase/oxoprolinase family protein codes for MRIAIDTGGTFTDCVWAAGSVLKTLKVFSTPDDPSRAIAEALQKIGVTENFTLLHGTTVGTNALLQRKGARVALITTSGFEDVIEIGRQARSQLYDFFFERVPPLVPRELRFGIKERISADGQVLETPSVEGLERLREMVASANADAIAISLLFSFANPNDEIAVAAALAKLGKPLSASHKILPEFREYERTSTVVVNAYLQPLMQSYLQKIGERAKNLSERSLAATPRIFVMQSSGGITSLDAAAREPVRTVLSGPAGGLVGAAAMAARSGFPRILSFDMGGTSTDVALVEGEARPSIAGEVAGFPVGVPMLDIHTVGAGGGSLARFDAGGALRVGPESAGADPGPICYGRGTQPTVTDANLILGRLRADRFLGGEFALQAERARSLTSEWLKKENSRLTLLQFAAGVLQVVNANMERALRVVSIERGYDPRDFALVAFGGAGGLHACELAQSLGIPTVIVPARPGALSAFGILVSDAVKDFSRTLLWNLSTRKPRPELEREFRKLEVLARKEFLAERWVGRPIFERSLDLRYRGQGYELNVPATGDATAHFHQEHQRRYGYHHAAKEIELVTVRLRARVKAQGLDITRDKAVGRPSGRAKPLERAKVIFQGKAVITPVYERGDLIPDQSLRGPAVVTEYSATTVIPPGRKFWVDRAENLLIAIK; via the coding sequence ATCCGCATTGCGATTGATACGGGTGGGACCTTCACGGACTGCGTGTGGGCGGCAGGCAGTGTGCTCAAAACGCTGAAGGTGTTTTCGACGCCTGACGATCCTTCGCGGGCGATTGCCGAGGCACTACAGAAAATCGGCGTCACGGAAAATTTCACGCTTCTCCATGGCACGACGGTTGGCACCAACGCGCTTCTGCAACGAAAGGGCGCGCGGGTAGCTCTGATCACGACTTCCGGATTTGAAGATGTCATCGAAATCGGACGTCAGGCGCGTTCGCAGTTGTATGACTTCTTCTTCGAGCGCGTACCTCCGCTTGTGCCACGAGAACTGCGCTTCGGAATCAAAGAAAGAATCAGCGCGGACGGACAGGTCCTGGAAACTCCTTCGGTCGAGGGACTGGAACGCCTGAGGGAAATGGTCGCCAGTGCGAATGCGGATGCGATCGCCATCTCGCTCTTATTCTCGTTCGCGAATCCGAATGACGAAATAGCGGTGGCAGCGGCTCTGGCGAAACTAGGCAAGCCGCTTTCCGCCTCTCACAAGATTCTCCCCGAGTTTCGCGAGTACGAGCGCACCAGCACGGTGGTGGTGAATGCTTATTTGCAACCGCTGATGCAAAGCTATCTGCAGAAAATTGGCGAGCGGGCCAAAAATCTCAGCGAGCGATCACTGGCTGCGACACCGCGCATCTTCGTCATGCAATCCAGCGGCGGGATCACGTCGCTGGATGCCGCTGCTCGCGAGCCAGTTCGAACCGTACTGTCTGGTCCTGCCGGAGGGTTGGTGGGCGCGGCCGCGATGGCGGCGCGCAGCGGGTTCCCACGCATATTGTCCTTCGACATGGGAGGAACTTCCACCGACGTCGCTCTGGTTGAAGGCGAGGCGCGTCCCAGCATTGCCGGTGAAGTGGCGGGATTTCCCGTCGGCGTGCCCATGCTCGACATCCACACGGTCGGCGCGGGTGGTGGTTCGCTGGCTCGCTTCGACGCTGGCGGCGCATTGCGTGTTGGGCCAGAATCGGCGGGCGCCGATCCCGGACCAATCTGTTATGGCCGCGGCACGCAGCCCACGGTCACCGATGCCAACCTGATTTTGGGAAGACTGCGCGCGGATCGCTTTCTAGGTGGTGAATTCGCTCTGCAGGCGGAACGTGCTCGCAGTCTCACGTCCGAATGGTTGAAGAAGGAGAACTCGCGTTTGACGCTCCTGCAGTTTGCTGCAGGGGTGTTGCAAGTTGTGAACGCCAACATGGAGCGGGCCCTGCGCGTCGTGTCGATCGAGCGCGGCTACGATCCCCGCGACTTTGCCCTGGTCGCGTTTGGAGGAGCGGGTGGCTTGCACGCCTGCGAACTCGCCCAGTCGTTGGGCATCCCAACGGTCATCGTGCCGGCTCGCCCGGGAGCACTCTCGGCATTTGGAATTCTGGTCAGCGACGCAGTCAAAGATTTTTCGCGAACTTTACTGTGGAATCTTTCCACGAGAAAACCGCGCCCAGAATTGGAACGAGAATTTCGAAAGCTTGAGGTCCTGGCGCGAAAAGAGTTTCTTGCGGAAAGATGGGTCGGACGTCCGATCTTCGAACGCAGTCTCGATCTGCGTTACCGGGGACAAGGTTATGAACTCAACGTTCCTGCTACCGGAGATGCGACAGCCCACTTTCATCAGGAACATCAACGACGCTACGGATATCACCATGCAGCGAAGGAAATCGAGTTGGTGACCGTGCGGTTGCGGGCAAGAGTCAAGGCGCAAGGATTAGACATCACCAGGGACAAGGCTGTCGGCAGACCCTCGGGAAGGGCAAAGCCGCTCGAGCGAGCAAAAGTCATTTTCCAGGGAAAGGCCGTCATCACTCCGGTATACGAACGCGGCGACTTGATTCCAGATCAATCGTTAAGAGGTCCAGCCGTGGTCACGGAATACAGCGCGACCACAGTTATCCCACCGGGCAGGAAATTCTGGGTTGATCGAGCGGAGAACCTTCTGATTGCGATCAAGTGA
- a CDS encoding Rrf2 family transcriptional regulator, which translates to MLKLTKKADYGLMAMKHFAERAPKGSCSAKDVAEAYGIPQEALAKILQRLAKAGLLRSQHGINGGYTLARDPNTISAFEVIQAIDGPLFITSCITVRGECDQTDRCTIREPLRKVNESIEQVLKKIKISHMREEPEMIEISKPAELVTII; encoded by the coding sequence ATGCTGAAACTGACCAAAAAAGCGGACTACGGCCTGATGGCGATGAAGCACTTCGCCGAGCGTGCCCCGAAGGGTTCATGCAGCGCCAAGGACGTGGCCGAAGCCTACGGCATCCCGCAGGAAGCACTGGCGAAGATTCTGCAACGGCTGGCGAAGGCCGGCTTGCTGCGATCGCAACACGGGATTAACGGTGGATATACCCTGGCCCGCGATCCGAATACGATTTCGGCGTTTGAGGTCATCCAGGCGATCGATGGCCCGCTCTTTATTACTTCCTGCATCACGGTGCGGGGCGAATGCGATCAGACGGACCGCTGCACGATTCGCGAACCGTTGCGCAAAGTAAATGAAAGCATCGAGCAGGTGTTGAAGAAGATCAAAATATCGCACATGCGAGAAGAGCCGGAAATGATTGAGATTTCAAAACCGGCGGAACTCGTAACGATCATTTAG
- a CDS encoding IscS subfamily cysteine desulfurase produces MKLPIYMDNHATTQLDPRVLEEMLPYFMEKFGNAASRNHPFGWAAEEAVELSRERIAKLIGATAKEIIFTSGATESDNLAIKGVAEMYREKGNHIITAVTEHKAVLDTCKHLEKYGFRVTYLPVQKSGLVDLDDLKRAMDDKTILVTIMAANNEIGVIQPLAEIGTLCRERGVIFHTDAVQAIGKVPVDVNKMNIDVASITGHKLYGPKGVGALYVRRKNPRVQLVPMIDGGGHERGMRSGTLNVPGIAGLGKACAIAMEEMPQESCKIAGLRNRLRDKIMGRLDETYINGSMEQRLPGNLNISFAYVEGESLLMGINDIAVSSGSACTSATLEPSYVLKALGTGDDLAHSSIRFGIGRFNTEAEVDYVADRVIETVERLRELSPLYEMAKEGIDLKSVKWVGEAH; encoded by the coding sequence ATTAAACTGCCGATCTACATGGACAATCACGCGACCACGCAGCTTGATCCGCGAGTTCTGGAAGAAATGCTGCCTTACTTCATGGAGAAATTTGGCAACGCCGCGAGCCGCAATCATCCTTTTGGATGGGCGGCAGAAGAAGCGGTTGAATTATCGCGTGAGCGCATCGCGAAGTTGATTGGAGCGACCGCGAAAGAAATCATCTTTACGTCAGGCGCAACCGAGAGCGATAACCTCGCCATCAAGGGCGTTGCCGAGATGTATCGCGAGAAGGGCAACCACATCATCACCGCGGTCACCGAGCACAAGGCGGTGCTTGATACCTGTAAGCATCTCGAGAAGTATGGCTTCCGCGTCACATATTTGCCGGTGCAGAAGAGTGGCCTGGTTGATCTCGACGACCTGAAACGCGCCATGGACGACAAGACGATCCTGGTTACGATCATGGCTGCGAACAATGAAATCGGCGTGATTCAGCCGCTGGCGGAAATCGGAACGCTTTGTCGCGAGCGCGGCGTCATTTTCCACACTGACGCGGTGCAGGCGATTGGCAAAGTTCCGGTCGATGTCAACAAGATGAACATCGACGTCGCGTCCATCACTGGACACAAGCTGTATGGGCCGAAGGGCGTGGGCGCTCTGTATGTGCGCCGCAAGAACCCGCGCGTGCAGCTGGTGCCGATGATCGATGGCGGAGGCCACGAACGCGGCATGCGATCTGGAACGCTGAATGTTCCCGGCATCGCTGGTCTCGGCAAGGCCTGCGCGATTGCGATGGAAGAAATGCCACAGGAGTCCTGCAAGATCGCCGGCCTGCGGAATCGGCTGCGCGACAAAATCATGGGCCGTCTCGACGAGACCTATATCAACGGCTCGATGGAGCAGCGGCTGCCGGGCAACTTGAATATCAGCTTCGCTTACGTGGAAGGCGAGTCGCTGCTGATGGGCATCAATGATATTGCGGTATCGAGCGGTTCGGCCTGCACCTCGGCGACGCTGGAGCCATCCTATGTATTGAAGGCTCTGGGCACGGGCGACGATCTGGCGCATAGCTCGATCCGTTTCGGCATCGGACGTTTTAATACCGAGGCCGAAGTCGACTACGTAGCGGATCGCGTGATCGAGACCGTTGAACGTCTGCGTGAACTTTCGCCGCTTTACGAGATGGCGAAAGAAGGCATCGATCTGAAGTCCGTGAAGTGGGTTGGAGAAGCGCACTAG
- the iscU gene encoding Fe-S cluster assembly scaffold IscU, whose translation MAYSDKVIDHYNHPRNVGSMDKASADVGTGLVGAPECGDVMKLQIKVNPETNVIEDAKFKTFGCGSAIASSSLATEWVKGKTIDEALAIKNTEIVKELALPPVKIHCSVLAEDAIRAAIGDWKKKQDATKPVAVQTAQ comes from the coding sequence ATGGCGTATAGCGATAAAGTGATTGACCACTACAACCATCCACGCAACGTTGGTTCCATGGACAAGGCCAGCGCCGACGTGGGCACCGGTCTGGTTGGCGCGCCCGAGTGTGGCGACGTCATGAAGCTGCAGATCAAGGTCAATCCGGAAACGAACGTGATTGAAGACGCGAAGTTCAAGACCTTTGGCTGCGGATCGGCCATTGCCTCGTCCTCGCTCGCCACCGAGTGGGTGAAAGGCAAGACCATCGACGAAGCTCTCGCGATCAAGAATACGGAGATCGTGAAGGAACTCGCGTTGCCTCCGGTCAAGATTCACTGCTCGGTACTGGCAGAAGACGCCATCCGCGCGGCGATTGGTGACTGGAAGAAGAAGCAGGACGCGACGAAGCCGGTAGCGGTTCAGACAGCGCAGTAA
- a CDS encoding iron-sulfur cluster assembly accessory protein: protein MEQTTQSAAPAAPVKGIQITDKAIAKVRAAMEKEGISPEQGGLRLGVQGGGCSGLSYSVRFDTQPRERDRVFTFGDVRVFVDPKSFIYLHGMVLDYQETLMQQGFVFVNPNSTKSCGCGTSFSA, encoded by the coding sequence ATGGAACAAACGACACAATCCGCAGCGCCCGCGGCTCCTGTCAAAGGGATCCAGATCACTGACAAGGCGATCGCCAAGGTGCGTGCGGCGATGGAGAAGGAAGGCATCTCGCCCGAGCAGGGAGGCCTTCGCCTCGGCGTGCAGGGCGGTGGATGCTCGGGACTGAGTTACAGCGTTCGTTTCGATACGCAGCCTCGTGAGCGGGATCGCGTGTTCACATTTGGCGATGTGCGTGTGTTCGTGGACCCGAAGTCGTTTATCTATCTGCACGGGATGGTTCTTGATTATCAGGAGACGCTCATGCAGCAGGGCTTTGTGTTCGTAAATCCGAACTCGACGAAGTCCTGCGGCTGCGGCACGTCGTTCTCCGCATAG
- the hscB gene encoding Fe-S protein assembly co-chaperone HscB — MPGDETSSCWSCGTMRAVHFCSACGKVQPPAPADYFMFFGFPRKLELDTALLEKEFYALSRRLHPDMSAQADSQERSWSLEQSSLLNDAYRTLKDPIKRTEYLLRLEGVELEEQSKQATEKARASGEVKKQVVPPDLLEEVFELNLQLEEFKMQKKMGENDPALLEEIGKAKLHLEEKNGALLAELQADWTQWDKAVDGCTEAERLKIRDHMVDVLNRRNYVRNLVRDVNEALEG; from the coding sequence ATGCCGGGGGACGAGACCTCGAGTTGCTGGTCCTGCGGAACCATGCGGGCCGTTCATTTTTGTAGTGCCTGCGGCAAAGTGCAGCCGCCCGCACCCGCGGACTACTTCATGTTCTTCGGTTTTCCGCGCAAATTGGAACTGGACACCGCGCTGCTTGAAAAAGAGTTTTACGCCCTCAGCCGGAGACTCCATCCGGATATGTCAGCGCAGGCCGATAGCCAGGAGCGGTCCTGGAGCCTGGAGCAAAGTTCGCTGCTCAACGACGCGTATCGCACGCTCAAAGATCCGATCAAGCGCACGGAATATCTGTTGCGCTTGGAAGGAGTAGAGCTTGAAGAGCAGTCCAAACAGGCCACAGAGAAGGCTCGTGCGAGTGGAGAAGTAAAAAAGCAAGTTGTGCCGCCCGATCTTCTGGAAGAAGTGTTTGAGCTGAACCTGCAGCTTGAAGAATTCAAGATGCAGAAGAAGATGGGTGAGAATGATCCCGCGTTGCTCGAAGAAATCGGGAAAGCGAAACTTCATCTGGAAGAAAAGAACGGTGCCTTGCTGGCCGAACTTCAAGCTGATTGGACGCAGTGGGACAAAGCAGTAGACGGCTGTACAGAAGCAGAGCGCCTGAAAATCCGCGACCACATGGTGGACGTACTGAATCGCAGAAACTACGTGCGGAACCTGGTACGGGACGTAAATGAAGCTCTGGAAGGCTAA
- the hscA gene encoding Fe-S protein assembly chaperone HscA, whose amino-acid sequence MDYIVGIDLGTTNSLVAYMRGDSPVVIPGEDGLNLVPSVVALDEKNQIVVGNAARKYLIETPERSVYSVKRLMGRGVEDIQEELKFFPFHLADDIQPGEVLRIKVGERSYNPPEISAHVLRQLKRNAERFFAAPVTKAVITVPAYFNDAQRQATKDAGRIAGLDVLRLVNEPTAASLAYGLDKKKNGIVAVYDLGGGTFDISILKLHDGIFEVISTNGDTHLGGDDIDNLLISIALDDIQGDLKLNVRRNGEAVARIRKAVIEAKVALSSEASAKLDVELPGGQRYQREITREGFEQLIQPVIERTVAPSKQALKDAGLRPEQIDEVVLVGGSTRIPKVRQLVQNLFGRVPHTDLNPDEVVALGAAVQAHILGGGSDITKEMLLLDVTPLSLGIEVAGGVTDKIILRNSTVPASATQHYTTQVDGQTNVAIHVLQGERELARDCRSLARFDLKGIPPMPAGLPRIEVKFLIDANGILQVSAREQRSGQEAQIAVQPSYGLTDEQVEGMLLESYDFAEEDFRQRQVIEARREAETILTALAKGKKNEAWRVLTSDERDRIAMLEKELETVQTGDDYQAIRKSIDTLNQATMHLAELMMDTAVSAALKGKTMGETDLGDGGNAGHPVAKAEFQ is encoded by the coding sequence ATGGACTACATCGTCGGCATCGATCTCGGGACCACGAATTCTCTGGTGGCGTATATGCGCGGAGATTCGCCTGTCGTCATTCCGGGAGAAGATGGACTGAATCTTGTGCCGTCGGTGGTTGCGCTCGACGAGAAAAATCAGATTGTTGTCGGCAATGCGGCGCGCAAGTATTTGATCGAGACGCCGGAACGGTCAGTCTACTCGGTCAAACGGCTGATGGGACGCGGCGTGGAAGACATTCAAGAAGAGCTGAAATTCTTTCCGTTTCACCTGGCCGACGACATTCAGCCCGGTGAAGTCCTGCGCATCAAAGTAGGAGAGCGGTCTTACAACCCGCCGGAAATTTCCGCGCATGTGTTGCGGCAACTGAAGCGGAACGCGGAGCGCTTTTTTGCGGCACCGGTCACGAAGGCAGTCATCACTGTCCCGGCATATTTCAACGATGCGCAACGGCAAGCGACAAAAGATGCTGGACGCATTGCAGGACTGGATGTTCTGCGCCTTGTGAACGAGCCGACGGCGGCCTCACTCGCGTATGGTCTCGACAAAAAGAAGAACGGCATCGTGGCCGTGTACGACCTGGGCGGCGGCACGTTCGACATTTCGATTCTCAAGTTGCACGATGGGATCTTTGAAGTCATATCCACGAATGGCGACACGCACCTTGGCGGCGACGACATCGACAATCTGCTGATCTCGATTGCGCTCGACGACATACAGGGCGATTTGAAGCTGAATGTGCGGAGAAATGGCGAGGCGGTCGCGCGCATCCGCAAAGCCGTGATTGAGGCGAAGGTTGCTCTTTCGTCGGAGGCCTCCGCGAAGCTTGATGTGGAATTGCCCGGCGGACAGCGCTACCAGCGCGAAATCACGCGCGAAGGATTCGAACAGCTGATCCAGCCTGTCATTGAACGCACAGTTGCGCCCAGCAAGCAGGCGTTGAAAGATGCGGGACTTAGACCCGAACAGATTGACGAAGTCGTGTTGGTCGGCGGATCCACGCGCATTCCGAAGGTCCGGCAACTCGTTCAAAACCTATTTGGGCGAGTTCCGCACACGGATCTCAATCCTGATGAGGTGGTTGCATTGGGGGCGGCGGTGCAGGCGCACATTCTGGGTGGCGGGTCCGATATCACGAAGGAGATGTTGCTGCTCGACGTCACACCTCTTTCGCTTGGAATCGAAGTAGCCGGCGGCGTGACGGACAAGATCATCCTGCGCAATTCGACCGTGCCTGCGTCCGCGACACAACATTACACGACCCAAGTCGATGGTCAGACCAACGTCGCGATTCATGTGTTGCAAGGCGAACGCGAACTGGCGCGGGATTGCCGGTCATTGGCGCGCTTTGACCTGAAGGGCATTCCGCCGATGCCAGCGGGACTGCCGCGAATCGAAGTGAAGTTCCTCATCGACGCGAACGGCATCCTGCAGGTATCGGCACGCGAGCAGCGCAGCGGCCAGGAAGCTCAGATCGCAGTGCAGCCGAGCTACGGTCTGACCGACGAGCAGGTCGAGGGAATGCTGCTCGAGTCCTACGACTTCGCCGAGGAAGATTTCCGGCAGCGCCAGGTGATCGAAGCTCGGCGCGAAGCCGAGACGATTCTTACGGCGCTCGCCAAAGGAAAGAAAAACGAAGCCTGGCGTGTGCTGACGAGCGACGAACGCGATCGCATCGCGATGCTGGAGAAGGAATTGGAAACGGTGCAAACCGGCGATGATTACCAGGCGATCCGTAAGTCCATCGATACGCTCAACCAGGCCACGATGCATCTGGCGGAGTTGATGATGGACACCGCAGTGTCTGCAGCCCTTAAAGGAAAAACAATGGGTGAGACCGATCTCGGCGATGGCGGCAATGCGGGGCATCCGGTGGCGAAAGCGGAGTTTCAGTAG
- a CDS encoding 2Fe-2S iron-sulfur cluster binding domain-containing protein, producing the protein MSDTKTQGAGTATVDSPGENTVEVTFLPEGKTVTFEHGKLPYKDHGKPESLLDVALNNGIHLDHACGGNCACTTCHIWVKEGAELISAMEDDEADKLDMAADLQLNSRLGCQAVINKPGKVVVEIPAWNRNYVSETH; encoded by the coding sequence ATGTCAGATACAAAAACGCAAGGCGCAGGAACGGCGACGGTGGATTCTCCCGGTGAAAACACGGTGGAAGTTACATTTCTTCCCGAGGGCAAGACGGTCACCTTCGAGCATGGCAAACTGCCGTACAAAGATCATGGCAAGCCGGAGTCGCTACTCGATGTGGCGCTGAACAACGGGATCCATCTCGACCACGCTTGCGGCGGAAATTGTGCCTGCACCACGTGCCACATCTGGGTGAAGGAAGGCGCGGAGCTGATCTCCGCCATGGAAGACGACGAAGCCGACAAACTCGACATGGCGGCCGATCTGCAACTGAATTCGCGCCTCGGGTGTCAGGCGGTGATCAACAAGCCGGGCAAAGTCGTCGTAGAGATTCCCGCATGGAATCGCAACTACGTTTCGGAAACACATTAA
- the iscX gene encoding Fe-S cluster assembly protein IscX: MPKQLAWEDAEDIGILLSEAHPEIDPLSVRFTDLHKYVVELPDFKDDPKKSNEGKLEAIQMAWHAEVLDRTQG, translated from the coding sequence ATGCCGAAGCAACTCGCGTGGGAAGATGCTGAAGACATCGGAATCTTGTTGTCGGAAGCGCATCCGGAAATCGATCCGCTCAGTGTCCGCTTTACCGACCTGCACAAATACGTCGTCGAACTTCCTGACTTCAAGGACGATCCCAAAAAGTCCAACGAAGGAAAGCTGGAGGCCATTCAGATGGCGTGGCATGCCGAGGTTCTAGATCGAACCCAAGGTTGA